From Candidatus Methylomirabilota bacterium, a single genomic window includes:
- a CDS encoding aminomethyltransferase family protein — protein sequence MQNEPPLNEAHDPVAEHRAVMTGVGLMDRSMLGKVTVTGRDRVAFLQGMLSNDVKALQPGHGCPAAFLDAVGKVVSLLTVYVLEARILLELPAASTEKFLQAIDKFLISEKAYFEAADDAYAILSVQGPKAGETLAQVAGAKVDLEPYAHAEMSIAGVPVRVARRSDAATPGFHCWIAAEHAPILLKALREAGAVAVGAAAAEVLRVEAGIPVYGLDVDEGVILPETRLDAFWSYTKGCYIGQETVARVKYRGHINRGLSGLVLEGERVPSHGDPIVAVDTEVGRVTSAVLSLALGKPVALGYVRREHFEPGSALSVRIGDTLVSARVAELPFVKPA from the coding sequence GTGCAAAACGAACCGCCGCTCAACGAGGCCCATGATCCCGTCGCCGAGCACCGTGCCGTGATGACAGGCGTCGGCCTCATGGACCGCTCGATGCTCGGCAAGGTGACGGTCACCGGCCGCGACCGCGTGGCGTTTCTCCAGGGCATGCTGTCGAACGACGTCAAGGCCCTCCAGCCGGGGCATGGTTGCCCCGCCGCCTTTCTCGACGCCGTCGGCAAGGTCGTCTCGCTCCTAACGGTGTACGTCCTCGAGGCCCGCATCCTGCTCGAGCTGCCGGCCGCGTCCACGGAGAAGTTTCTCCAGGCCATCGACAAGTTCTTGATCTCCGAGAAGGCCTACTTTGAGGCCGCTGACGACGCGTATGCCATCCTGTCGGTGCAGGGCCCGAAGGCCGGGGAGACTCTGGCGCAAGTCGCGGGGGCCAAGGTCGATCTCGAGCCCTACGCCCACGCCGAGATGTCGATCGCCGGCGTGCCGGTGCGCGTAGCGCGGCGGAGCGATGCCGCGACGCCCGGCTTTCACTGCTGGATCGCCGCGGAGCACGCCCCGATTCTCTTGAAGGCCCTGCGGGAAGCTGGAGCCGTGGCCGTTGGCGCCGCTGCGGCCGAGGTGCTCCGGGTCGAGGCCGGCATCCCGGTGTACGGCCTCGACGTCGACGAGGGCGTCATCCTGCCCGAGACGCGGCTCGATGCCTTCTGGTCCTACACGAAGGGCTGCTATATCGGCCAGGAGACCGTGGCGCGCGTCAAGTACCGCGGCCACATCAACCGTGGTCTATCGGGCCTGGTGCTCGAGGGCGAGCGGGTGCCGTCCCACGGCGACCCGATCGTCGCCGTGGACACGGAAGTCGGCCGCGTCACCTCGGCCGTGCTGTCGCTGGCGCTTGGCAAGCCCGTCGCGCTTGGTTATGTCCGCCGCGAGCATTTCGAGCCCGGAAGCGCGCTGTCGGTTAGGATCGGCGACACTCTCGTGAGCGCGCGCGTGGCCGAGCTGCCCTTCGTCAAGCCTGCCTGA
- a CDS encoding A/G-specific adenine glycosylase yields MTLPDARAGRRFQRRLLDWYARHGRDLPWRRTREPYRVLVSEIMLQQTQVDRVIPKYHEFIARYPTFEDLARARAPEVRKTWRPLGYYRRATDLHGIARETVARYDGRLPDDGARLRRMRGIGRYTAGAILAFAHSQDAALVDTNVRRVLGRVFLGSRGIKRLRGQKAMWDLAESLVPAGRAYDYNQALMDFGATWCTARKPKCPRCPMKAFCRSYDNGNA; encoded by the coding sequence GTGACGCTTCCCGACGCCCGCGCGGGCCGCCGCTTCCAGCGACGCCTCCTCGATTGGTACGCGCGCCACGGCCGCGACCTGCCCTGGCGCCGCACGCGCGAGCCGTACCGCGTCCTGGTCTCCGAGATCATGCTCCAGCAGACGCAGGTCGACCGCGTCATCCCGAAGTACCACGAGTTCATTGCCCGCTATCCGACCTTCGAGGATCTGGCCCGGGCCCGCGCGCCCGAAGTCCGGAAGACGTGGCGGCCGCTCGGCTACTACCGCCGCGCGACCGATCTCCATGGTATCGCCCGCGAAACCGTGGCCCGCTACGACGGGCGGCTTCCCGACGACGGCGCGCGCCTCCGGCGCATGCGCGGGATCGGCCGCTACACGGCCGGGGCCATCCTCGCCTTCGCCCACAGCCAGGACGCCGCGCTCGTGGACACCAACGTCCGCCGCGTTCTCGGCAGGGTCTTCCTCGGGAGCCGAGGGATCAAGCGGCTGCGCGGCCAGAAGGCGATGTGGGACCTCGCTGAATCTCTCGTACCCGCGGGGCGCGCCTACGACTACAATCAGGCCCTCATGGACTTCGGCGCCACGTGGTGCACGGCGCGCAAGCCCAAGTGTCCACGCTGTCCCATGAAGGCCTTTTGCAGGAGTTACGACAATGGCAACGCTTGA
- a CDS encoding glucose 1-dehydrogenase, translating into MATLDGKVAIVAGGGTGVGRATAILFASEGARVVVFGRRPEPLADVVDTIVKAGGQASAVSGDVASEADVERLAAAAARDHGGVDILVNSAAVRLRSPLVEISAADFAEVLRINLVGAFVLTKSVVAAMRQRGGGSIVHLGSALGTVAAPDFSPYVASKGGLHQFARAAAVELVQDEIRVNVVAPGTIDTAIGMGVPEFRRHLLKHRIPIGRAGHVDDIAQACLYLASDASRYVTGSILAVDGGWTAS; encoded by the coding sequence ATGGCAACGCTTGACGGCAAGGTCGCGATCGTCGCGGGCGGCGGCACGGGTGTCGGCCGCGCCACCGCCATCCTCTTCGCCAGCGAGGGCGCGCGCGTGGTCGTCTTTGGCCGCAGGCCCGAGCCGCTGGCGGACGTGGTGGACACCATCGTCAAGGCCGGCGGGCAGGCTTCCGCTGTCAGCGGCGATGTCGCCAGCGAAGCGGACGTCGAACGATTGGCGGCTGCGGCGGCGCGGGACCACGGCGGCGTGGACATTCTGGTCAACTCGGCGGCGGTGCGGCTGCGCTCCCCGCTCGTCGAGATCAGCGCCGCGGATTTCGCCGAGGTGCTCCGCATCAACCTGGTCGGCGCCTTCGTGCTCACCAAGTCCGTCGTCGCCGCGATGCGCCAGCGCGGCGGCGGCAGCATCGTCCACCTCGGCTCGGCGCTCGGCACGGTGGCGGCGCCCGACTTCTCCCCGTATGTCGCCTCCAAGGGCGGTCTCCACCAGTTCGCGCGCGCCGCCGCCGTCGAGCTCGTCCAAGACGAGATCCGCGTCAACGTCGTCGCCCCGGGCACCATCGACACCGCCATCGGCATGGGCGTGCCTGAGTTCCGCCGTCACCTCCTCAAGCATCGGATCCCCATCGGCCGCGCGGGTCACGTGGACGACATCGCCCAGGCCTGCCTCTACCTCGCCTCCGACGCCTCGCGCTACGTCACAGGCTCCATCCTCGCGGTCGACGGCGGCTGGACCGCGTCCTAA
- the mutT gene encoding 8-oxo-dGTP diphosphatase MutT, whose amino-acid sequence MADPVHVAAAVIEREGCYLITRRLEGTHLAGLWEFPGGQILPGEKPEDALRRELKEELGVEAAVGELIEAVTWTYPEKTVRILFFRCAVQGEPCPQERQEMLWVEAAELPTYRFPAADLRLVERLART is encoded by the coding sequence GTGGCCGATCCAGTCCACGTCGCCGCCGCCGTCATCGAGCGCGAGGGGTGCTACCTCATCACGCGCAGGCTCGAAGGGACTCACCTGGCCGGGCTCTGGGAGTTCCCAGGTGGCCAGATCCTCCCAGGGGAAAAGCCGGAGGACGCGCTCAGGCGGGAGTTAAAAGAGGAGCTGGGAGTCGAGGCGGCGGTGGGGGAGCTGATCGAGGCCGTCACCTGGACCTATCCGGAGAAGACGGTGCGGATCCTTTTCTTTCGCTGCGCCGTGCAGGGAGAGCCCTGCCCGCAGGAGAGGCAGGAGATGCTCTGGGTCGAGGCAGCGGAGCTTCCGACGTACCGGTTCCCAGCGGCCGATCTCCGGCTCGTCGAGCGCCTCGCCCGCACGTGA
- a CDS encoding ABC transporter substrate-binding protein, which yields MSPTIPNWRTVTMLNALRTCLLVATAAASLATPAFAQAPVKIGVLTPLSPPGDATAGQFIARGAKMAAEEINSQGGVLGGRKIELIVEDDAGTPEKGAAGLRKIVSQDRVVAVVGQFHSSVTEAVQDLAEQLKVPVFLTQSSAKKLTEKHLTYTFRTHVIDPDRVTLWNKWIQQQGFKRVAILAENTDYGVGLIEETKKQFASMNVKAELKTIIFDRAVVDLTPQLLEIKNWKPDLFINIGIGTPMYLITKQAYDVGLIPATPMLISYDAPARPEYWKNLGEKGTYATFIVYYHPTMKLTPRGEAFRTRYLEQFKEQPVYGGLNAYAQVMLLADAINAAKSDKPDDIVKALLGTKFTGWNGTISFTRGEGPYWQQWTPPMLFLQYTKLEQPFTEAKIVYPPELKTGDLMMAPKR from the coding sequence GTGAGTCCGACGATCCCCAACTGGAGGACAGTCACCATGCTCAACGCTCTCAGAACCTGCTTGCTAGTCGCCACCGCGGCGGCCTCGCTCGCCACGCCCGCCTTCGCCCAGGCGCCAGTCAAGATCGGCGTCCTCACGCCGCTCTCGCCTCCGGGCGACGCGACCGCGGGGCAGTTCATCGCCCGCGGCGCCAAGATGGCCGCCGAAGAGATCAACAGCCAGGGCGGCGTCCTCGGGGGCCGCAAGATCGAGCTCATCGTCGAAGACGACGCGGGCACGCCGGAGAAGGGCGCAGCCGGCCTGCGAAAGATCGTCAGCCAGGATCGTGTGGTAGCTGTCGTCGGACAGTTCCACAGCTCTGTGACGGAGGCCGTTCAAGACCTGGCCGAGCAGCTCAAGGTGCCGGTGTTCTTGACGCAGTCCTCGGCCAAGAAGCTCACCGAGAAACACCTGACCTATACCTTCCGCACCCACGTCATCGATCCCGACCGCGTCACTCTGTGGAACAAGTGGATACAGCAACAGGGATTCAAACGCGTCGCCATCCTGGCGGAGAACACGGACTACGGCGTGGGCCTCATCGAGGAAACCAAGAAGCAGTTCGCCTCGATGAACGTCAAGGCGGAGCTCAAGACCATCATCTTCGACCGGGCAGTCGTCGATCTGACGCCACAGCTCCTCGAGATCAAGAACTGGAAGCCCGACCTGTTCATCAATATCGGAATCGGCACGCCGATGTACCTGATCACCAAGCAGGCGTACGACGTGGGCCTGATCCCGGCGACGCCCATGCTGATTTCCTACGACGCCCCCGCCCGGCCGGAGTACTGGAAGAACCTTGGCGAGAAGGGGACGTATGCCACGTTCATCGTCTACTACCACCCGACTATGAAGCTGACGCCGCGGGGTGAGGCCTTCCGGACACGTTACCTCGAGCAGTTCAAGGAGCAGCCCGTCTACGGCGGCCTTAACGCGTACGCCCAGGTGATGCTGCTGGCAGACGCTATCAACGCCGCGAAGAGCGACAAGCCCGATGATATCGTGAAGGCACTCCTCGGCACCAAGTTCACCGGCTGGAACGGCACAATCTCCTTCACGCGGGGCGAGGGTCCCTACTGGCAGCAGTGGACGCCGCCGATGCTCTTCCTGCAGTACACCAAGCTGGAGCAGCCCTTCACCGAGGCCAAGATCGTCTACCCGCCGGAGCTCAAGACCGGCGATCTGATGATGGCGCCCAAGCGCTGA
- a CDS encoding branched-chain amino acid ABC transporter permease, whose product MDAYLLSQYVLSGLVIGLIYSLMALGITFIYGIMKMINWSMGEFYMIGSYVQYALLATFLGWDLWYLALPLAMASVFLLGLAVQRFLLRPMYLGGIERRDEYATIITIALMVLFRNLAIVLGGPNQFAPKDYARATSLLTLPISGNRMVALVSTVLLLLLFYVLTRKTWLGRAFRGAAQNRVGIQTAGVDVLRLDMLAFGVGVALAAAAGALLAPDFLVYPENGAISTFKGFEIIVIGGLGSLMGSVVGGLLLGLIEALGSVFLSPGYKDLYGFVLLLALLAFRPTGLFGERERTV is encoded by the coding sequence GTGGACGCGTATCTGCTGTCCCAGTACGTCTTGTCCGGCCTCGTCATCGGGCTGATCTACAGCCTGATGGCCCTCGGGATCACCTTCATCTACGGCATCATGAAGATGATCAACTGGTCCATGGGCGAGTTCTACATGATCGGCAGCTATGTCCAGTACGCTCTCCTCGCCACTTTCCTCGGTTGGGATCTCTGGTACCTGGCTCTCCCGCTCGCCATGGCCTCGGTCTTCCTGCTGGGCCTGGCGGTCCAGCGATTCCTCCTGCGGCCCATGTACCTGGGCGGCATCGAGCGCCGGGACGAGTACGCGACCATCATCACCATCGCGCTCATGGTCCTGTTCAGGAACCTCGCGATCGTGCTCGGCGGGCCGAATCAGTTCGCCCCGAAGGACTACGCGCGCGCCACCTCCCTCTTGACGCTGCCGATCTCCGGCAACCGGATGGTCGCGCTGGTGAGCACGGTCCTGCTCCTCCTGCTCTTCTACGTGCTGACCAGGAAGACCTGGCTGGGGCGAGCCTTCCGCGGCGCCGCGCAGAACCGCGTGGGCATACAAACGGCCGGCGTGGACGTCCTGCGGCTGGACATGCTGGCCTTCGGCGTCGGCGTGGCGCTCGCGGCGGCGGCCGGCGCGCTCCTGGCCCCGGACTTCCTCGTCTACCCCGAGAACGGCGCGATCTCCACCTTCAAGGGATTCGAGATCATCGTCATCGGCGGGCTGGGCTCGCTCATGGGCAGCGTCGTGGGCGGGCTCCTGCTGGGTCTCATCGAGGCGCTGGGCTCGGTCTTCCTCTCCCCCGGCTACAAGGACCTCTACGGCTTCGTGCTCCTGCTCGCGCTTCTCGCCTTCCGGCCCACGGGGCTCTTCGGCGAGCGCGAGCGAACGGTCTGA
- a CDS encoding branched-chain amino acid ABC transporter permease: MPPLARRIAWSLLAFVALSWLPLWFSEYHTHVFIISLYYVILAASWNLLAGYAGQFSLAHHTFAGIGAYTSALLSLYAGVPILVGIGAGVVAAAIVGYGLGTLCLRMRAIYLALATWAFAESVRLLVAVEYPITRGDLGLKTVLLFGTVQPMLYYYLFLALTLVSLLVIWQILHSRVGAYLRAIRDDEEAATVMGLDTFKWKRAAFVISAAFAAVAGGFQGHYIGLLSPTPMKFNEMAIIIIMVIAGGFRTFSGPVLGAVFIEILSEELRAWGEIRMVLFAILVIVVARAYPAGLVGVCVAAGQRLSRLAPGLAPLLAARRPED, from the coding sequence ATGCCGCCGCTGGCGCGCCGCATCGCCTGGTCGCTCCTGGCCTTTGTCGCCTTGTCCTGGCTGCCCCTGTGGTTCTCGGAGTACCACACGCACGTGTTCATCATCAGCCTCTACTACGTCATCCTTGCCGCAAGCTGGAACCTCCTCGCCGGGTACGCGGGGCAGTTCTCCCTGGCTCATCACACGTTCGCCGGCATCGGAGCGTACACCTCAGCCCTCCTCAGCCTCTACGCGGGTGTCCCGATCCTGGTTGGCATCGGCGCGGGTGTGGTGGCGGCGGCGATCGTGGGATACGGGCTGGGCACGCTCTGCCTCCGCATGCGGGCCATCTACCTCGCGCTGGCGACCTGGGCCTTCGCCGAGTCGGTGAGACTGCTGGTCGCCGTCGAGTACCCGATCACGCGGGGCGATCTGGGGCTCAAGACGGTGTTGCTCTTCGGCACCGTGCAGCCGATGCTGTACTACTATCTGTTCCTCGCGCTGACTCTGGTCTCGCTCCTCGTGATCTGGCAAATCCTCCACTCGCGGGTCGGGGCGTACCTGCGGGCCATCCGCGACGACGAGGAAGCCGCAACCGTCATGGGCCTCGACACCTTCAAATGGAAGCGCGCGGCGTTCGTGATCTCGGCGGCCTTCGCCGCCGTCGCCGGCGGCTTCCAGGGCCACTACATCGGCCTTCTCTCGCCGACGCCGATGAAGTTCAACGAGATGGCGATCATCATCATCATGGTCATCGCGGGCGGCTTCAGAACGTTCAGCGGCCCCGTCCTCGGTGCCGTGTTCATCGAGATCCTATCAGAGGAGCTTCGCGCCTGGGGAGAGATCCGGATGGTGTTGTTCGCCATCCTGGTGATTGTCGTGGCGCGCGCCTACCCGGCGGGTCTGGTCGGCGTCTGCGTGGCGGCGGGACAGAGGCTGTCGCGTCTCGCCCCCGGGCTCGCGCCGCTTCTCGCGGCCCGACGGCCGGAGGACTGA
- a CDS encoding ABC transporter ATP-binding protein has translation MARLELEGIAAGYVDGIDILGDITLRVEPGSITGVIGPNGAGKSTLLKTIFGFLHPRRGRIALDGRDISTLAPHEIKRLGISYVPQGANIFPQLTVEENLQLGAWVIRQDRARVAGRLESAYTAFPRLREKRRRRATTLSGGEAKMLSLAKELVTEPALLLVDEPSAGLAPRIVEQVYAQLLAVRQQGVTILLVDQNINKAVQVSDYLYMIERGDVRREGPRRDFADQLHAIVRDSLLGA, from the coding sequence ATGGCGCGCCTCGAGCTCGAGGGCATCGCTGCAGGGTACGTTGACGGGATAGACATCCTCGGCGACATCACCCTCCGTGTGGAGCCCGGCTCCATCACCGGCGTCATCGGACCGAACGGGGCGGGAAAGTCCACGCTCCTCAAGACGATATTCGGTTTCCTCCACCCTCGGCGCGGCCGCATCGCGCTCGACGGCCGCGATATCAGCACCCTCGCGCCCCACGAGATCAAGCGGCTGGGGATCAGCTATGTGCCGCAAGGCGCCAATATCTTTCCCCAGCTCACGGTCGAGGAGAACCTCCAGCTCGGCGCATGGGTGATCAGGCAGGACCGCGCGCGCGTGGCGGGCAGGCTCGAAAGCGCCTATACGGCCTTTCCCCGCCTGCGGGAGAAGCGTCGCCGCCGAGCGACAACGCTCTCCGGTGGTGAGGCGAAGATGCTTTCCCTCGCCAAGGAGCTCGTGACCGAGCCGGCGCTGCTCCTCGTGGACGAGCCCTCGGCGGGGCTCGCGCCGCGCATCGTCGAGCAGGTCTATGCCCAGCTCCTGGCAGTGCGGCAGCAGGGTGTGACCATCCTGCTCGTGGACCAGAACATCAACAAGGCGGTCCAGGTGTCCGACTACCTCTACATGATCGAGCGCGGGGACGTCCGGCGCGAGGGACCGCGCCGAGATTTCGCCGATCAGCTCCACGCCATCGTGCGCGACTCGCTCCTGGGCGCCTGA
- a CDS encoding ABC transporter ATP-binding protein, producing MDAEAVTAAAAEDLALETRGLTKRFGGLVAVDGLSMAVPRGQIRGLIGPNGSGKTTTVNALSGLYRPDGGEIHLCGKRTDRLRPHQITACGVARTFQISKLFPNMTVLENVLLPALAALDRGSNRPMAEIRDRGRQLLDFVTLDRMRHDQARELSGGQSMLVQIARALMVQPLHLILMDEPFAGVHPTIRDIIMEAIIRMNRDEGVTFLIVSHEMAELRRLCQRVTVMDDGRRIAEGTFDEVANDPVVLEAYLGG from the coding sequence ATGGACGCGGAAGCCGTGACCGCGGCGGCAGCGGAGGACCTGGCGCTGGAGACGCGGGGCCTGACCAAACGCTTCGGCGGGCTGGTGGCCGTGGACGGGCTCTCGATGGCGGTGCCCCGCGGCCAGATCCGCGGGCTCATCGGCCCCAACGGCTCGGGCAAGACCACGACGGTCAACGCGCTCTCGGGTCTCTACCGTCCCGACGGGGGCGAGATCCATCTCTGCGGCAAGCGAACGGACCGACTCCGGCCCCACCAGATCACGGCCTGCGGAGTGGCGCGGACCTTTCAGATATCGAAGCTCTTCCCGAACATGACCGTCCTCGAGAACGTGCTCCTGCCGGCCCTGGCCGCGCTCGACCGCGGGAGCAACCGGCCCATGGCCGAGATCCGTGACCGGGGACGTCAGCTCCTCGACTTCGTGACGCTTGACCGGATGCGCCACGATCAGGCCCGGGAGCTCTCGGGCGGCCAGAGCATGTTGGTCCAGATCGCCCGAGCCCTGATGGTCCAGCCGCTCCATCTGATCCTGATGGACGAGCCCTTCGCCGGCGTGCATCCCACCATTCGCGACATCATCATGGAGGCCATCATCCGGATGAATCGCGACGAAGGCGTGACCTTTCTCATCGTCTCTCACGAGATGGCCGAGCTTCGGCGGCTCTGCCAGCGGGTGACGGTGATGGACGACGGCCGGCGCATCGCCGAGGGCACGTTCGACGAGGTGGCGAATGACCCGGTTGTCCTCGAGGCATACCTCGGAGGATAG
- a CDS encoding muconate/chloromuconate family cycloisomerase, whose product MKIAGVRVIQADIPVERPHKMSFTTLEAVNFVFVRLETAEGLVGWGEAACLGGPTWSEESSESIAATIDRYIVPWLVGRDAAGIEVLVREMARRVQGNPFARAAVEIALWDLNGRALGVPVHRLLGGRVRDRVPLSWSLAVADPGAEIEEALAKVARGHRIFKIKTAARPVAEDVERVRRLREALGPNISLRVDANQGWDRPTALRAIRALEPYGVDFVEQPVPRWDFEGMAEIGRRVDVPIMADESCFSPQDALAIARLGGVSILGLKLTKSAGLIGSMAIARIAEAAGMGCYVGCMIETSLGTAAYLHVALAAAPVTWGCELFGPLLLKGDVVRRPVRYADGAILALDGPGLGVEVDEVALEEWTRKP is encoded by the coding sequence ATGAAGATCGCCGGCGTGCGGGTGATCCAGGCCGATATCCCGGTCGAGCGCCCTCACAAGATGTCCTTCACGACTCTCGAGGCGGTGAACTTCGTCTTTGTGCGGCTCGAGACGGCTGAGGGCTTGGTGGGCTGGGGCGAGGCGGCATGTCTCGGCGGCCCGACCTGGAGCGAGGAGTCCTCCGAGTCCATCGCGGCCACCATCGACCGCTACATCGTGCCGTGGCTGGTCGGGCGCGACGCGGCCGGGATCGAGGTCCTGGTCCGCGAGATGGCGCGACGGGTGCAGGGCAATCCCTTCGCGCGCGCTGCCGTGGAGATCGCGCTCTGGGACCTCAACGGGCGCGCGCTCGGTGTCCCCGTGCACCGCCTGCTTGGTGGCCGCGTACGTGACCGCGTGCCCCTGTCCTGGTCGCTGGCCGTGGCCGACCCCGGCGCGGAGATCGAGGAGGCGCTGGCTAAGGTCGCGCGCGGGCATCGCATCTTCAAGATCAAGACGGCGGCGCGCCCCGTCGCGGAGGATGTCGAGCGCGTGCGTCGGCTCCGGGAAGCGCTCGGCCCAAACATTTCCCTCCGCGTGGACGCCAATCAGGGCTGGGATCGGCCGACGGCGCTCAGGGCGATCCGGGCGCTCGAGCCCTACGGTGTGGACTTCGTCGAGCAGCCCGTCCCGCGCTGGGACTTCGAGGGGATGGCCGAGATCGGCCGGCGCGTCGATGTGCCCATCATGGCTGACGAGTCGTGCTTCTCTCCCCAGGATGCCCTCGCGATAGCCCGCCTCGGGGGCGTGAGCATTCTCGGCCTCAAGCTGACGAAGTCGGCCGGGCTCATCGGAAGCATGGCCATCGCCCGCATCGCCGAAGCGGCGGGCATGGGCTGCTATGTCGGCTGCATGATCGAGACCTCGCTGGGTACCGCGGCCTATCTGCACGTCGCGCTCGCGGCGGCGCCGGTCACGTGGGGCTGCGAGCTGTTCGGCCCGCTCCTGCTCAAGGGTGACGTGGTCCGCCGGCCCGTCCGCTATGCCGATGGCGCCATCCTCGCCCTCGACGGTCCTGGGCTCGGCGTCGAGGTGGACGAGGTCGCGCTCGAGGAATGGACGCGGAAGCCGTGA
- a CDS encoding aspartate/glutamate racemase family protein gives MRVRGGHNFFGFSVGILMLDTQFPRIPGDMGNAATFGFPVLYHRVTGASPDRVVRHGQQALLPAFIEGARALEREGVRAVTTNCGFLAKFQAEVAASVSIPVFTSSLMLVPLVHRMLPPGKAVGIMTVDASSLRPEHFTGVGIGKDIPTVVAGMETEKEFTRVMLDDQLELDVEAARQEHLTVVRRMVKAHPEIGAIVLECTNMPPYRADIQAATGLPVFDITTLVRMVHDAVSQGLPPRPA, from the coding sequence GTGAGGGTCAGAGGCGGGCATAACTTCTTCGGCTTCTCCGTCGGCATCCTCATGCTGGACACGCAGTTCCCGAGGATCCCGGGCGATATGGGCAATGCCGCGACCTTCGGTTTTCCCGTCCTCTACCACCGCGTGACCGGCGCATCGCCCGACCGGGTCGTGCGCCACGGCCAGCAGGCGCTGCTCCCGGCGTTCATCGAGGGCGCCCGGGCTCTCGAGCGCGAGGGGGTCCGCGCCGTCACCACCAACTGCGGCTTCCTCGCCAAGTTCCAGGCCGAGGTGGCGGCGTCGGTCTCCATCCCCGTGTTCACCTCGAGCCTCATGCTGGTGCCTCTCGTGCACCGGATGTTGCCGCCGGGCAAGGCCGTGGGCATCATGACCGTCGATGCGTCCTCGCTTCGTCCCGAGCACTTCACCGGCGTCGGGATCGGCAAGGACATCCCGACTGTGGTGGCCGGCATGGAGACGGAGAAGGAGTTCACCCGCGTGATGCTCGACGATCAGTTGGAGCTCGACGTGGAGGCGGCCCGGCAGGAGCACCTGACGGTGGTCCGGCGCATGGTCAAGGCCCACCCGGAGATCGGCGCCATCGTGCTCGAGTGCACCAACATGCCGCCGTACCGCGCGGACATTCAGGCCGCGACGGGCCTGCCGGTGTTCGACATCACGACCCTCGTCCGGATGGTCCACGACGCCGTGAGCCAGGGGCTCCCGCCCCGACCCGCCTGA
- a CDS encoding tetratricopeptide repeat protein, with amino-acid sequence MIADPPLREFAELTGGPDDRVDLARAALAIARWEYPTLEVDAYLERLDALARGVDGERRSADPVGRLHRLREYLFVEQGFAGNCEDFYDPRNSFLNDILDRRQGIPITLSLVLIEVGKRLGLAVEGIGLPGHFIAGARFGDSQILLDPFNAGALLTPETCEALVGRALGRKVTLKRENFTAVTRRQFLARMLANLKGIYWQRQAWDRVVGVIDRLLVLDPKAAGEWRDRGLAWTNLGEIRRGLVDWERYLTEFPNAADHEAVKGHLRKVRQKLAQLN; translated from the coding sequence ATGATCGCCGATCCGCCCCTTCGCGAGTTCGCCGAGCTCACCGGGGGGCCCGACGACCGCGTCGATCTGGCGAGGGCGGCGCTGGCCATCGCCCGCTGGGAGTACCCCACGCTGGAGGTGGATGCGTATCTGGAGCGGCTGGACGCGCTCGCGCGCGGCGTGGATGGGGAGCGCCGCTCGGCCGATCCCGTCGGGCGGCTCCACCGGCTGCGCGAGTATCTCTTCGTGGAGCAGGGGTTCGCGGGCAACTGCGAGGACTTCTACGACCCTCGCAACAGCTTCCTCAACGATATCCTCGACCGGCGGCAAGGCATCCCGATCACGCTGAGCCTCGTGCTGATCGAAGTCGGCAAGCGTCTCGGGCTCGCCGTCGAAGGCATAGGGCTGCCGGGCCACTTCATCGCGGGGGCGCGGTTCGGTGACTCGCAGATCCTTCTCGACCCCTTCAACGCGGGCGCGCTCTTGACGCCCGAGACCTGCGAAGCGCTGGTGGGGCGCGCCCTGGGGCGCAAGGTGACGCTAAAGCGCGAGAACTTTACGGCGGTGACTCGGCGACAATTCCTCGCGCGCATGCTCGCCAACCTCAAGGGCATCTACTGGCAGCGTCAGGCGTGGGACCGCGTCGTCGGCGTCATCGACCGGCTCCTCGTGCTCGACCCCAAGGCGGCGGGAGAGTGGCGCGACCGCGGTCTCGCGTGGACCAACCTGGGTGAGATCCGGCGCGGGCTCGTGGACTGGGAGCGCTACCTGACGGAGTTTCCCAACGCTGCGGACCACGAGGCCGTGAAAGGCCATCTGCGGAAGGTGCGCCAGAAGCTCGCCCAGTTGAACTAG